From Solanum lycopersicum chromosome 8, SLM_r2.1, the proteins below share one genomic window:
- the LOC101257686 gene encoding uncharacterized protein: protein MDQFRQIGEVVGSLKALMVLKNDIQINQRQCCFLFDMFVHSFDTISQEIKHNLRLNESSIKWKALELPMKELHRIFKEGESYVKYCLDVKDLWGKAISLHMNRDCVEFHIHNLLCCFPVVIEAIETAAEISGFDEEEMQQRRTALMRKYDRELIDPRFFQWMSGKQYLVTREICSRLESCWKEDRWLLIDMIRQKKTETLFKYEQRLGDLLLRKLDGVEPINKILLPSSILVGSNDYHVKRRLGSWGGHVKEIQWLGESFALRNFFGEVEPLHDEISLVFSLSHPNILQYHCGFYDEERKEGYLVMELMNDTLTTYIKDHSGQRKRPPFSTSAAVDIMLQIAKGMEYLHSKKIYHGELNPSHVLLRARNSSAESYFHAKLKGFGLTSIKSTYKTASHNAADSVIWFAPEVLAEQEKPGSKCAFKYTEQADVYSFGMICFQILTGKVPFDEGHLQGEKVVRNIRAGERPLFPYPSPKYLVNLTRRCWHTNPNLRPRFSSLCRILRYIKKVLVINPEHGQPETAPPLVDYCDIEASYSKKFAEEESTSLIPVSQIPFQMFAYRLIEKEKIIGKNWDPSRDGFSVHRRASLLSDDGQLSAMDDLFLAPSDGRSVCSEIIDRKDSRFFDQRSAISEIPHRRLLLFDQTSVGSESPERRFSSVATADETLFFADSPDRKGAVSSPLVNRSPRIDSLEKKIVSSMGKNQRLKLLANQEKAMSPKAGDEKPSSSVAAPQKLASPRTSEKMKSAEQNIVSPPTSEEMKPAAKNLVSPRTTETKKSAEPNLVSPRTTEMKKSAELNLVSPRTTETKKSAEQNVVSPPISEKKILSYDQKPTSSETQEKKNESDDQKLVSSEAHEKKHSSDDQKLRRSKTLDRKKSLAANDKPLHGEEMQRTSSRTRRLNQKLFNIADKKVPEPNQISMSSENHEKIASKPINQKTAVKKDSSRNKVQDRKASTIPEKLIDDSPISSPARGNRIHSSPMSSPTRSPKTYSRSPAIGSNGYGYQSPSSSPLNPCSRCSRVNREYQTSGMSPHTQRKAHTCHSEIA, encoded by the exons ATGGATCAATTTAGGCAAATTGGTGAAGTAGTTGGGAGtttgaaggctcttatggtgTTGAAAAATGATATCCAAATCAATCAAAGGCAATGTTGTTTTCTATTTGATATGTTTGTTCATTCTTTTGATACAATTTCACAAGAAATCAAACATAACTTAAGGTTAAATGAGAGTAGTATAAAGTGGAAAGCTCTTGAGCTACCTATGAAAGAGCTTCATAGGATCTTTAAAGAAGGCGAATCGTACGTAAAATATTGTTTGGATGTTAAAGATTTGTGGGGGAAAGCCATAAGTCTCCATATGAACAGAGATTGTGTTGagtttcatattcataacttgCTGTGTTGCTTCCCTGTTGTTATTGAAGCAATTGAGACTGCTGCAGAAATCTCGGGGTTCGATGAGGAGGAAATGCAGCAGAGGAGAACCGCGTTAATGAGGAAATACGATAGGGAATTGATTGATCCGAGGTTTTTTCAGTGGATGTCTGGGAAGCAGTATTTGGTAACTCGCGAAATATGTAGCCGGTTGGAGAGTTGTTGGAAAGAGGATAGATGGTTGCTTATCGATATGATAAGGCAAAAGAAAACAGAAACTTTGTTCAAGTATGAACAAAGGCTTGGAGACTTATTGTTAAGGAAATTAGATGGTGTTGAACCAATTAACAAGATATTGTTGCCTAGTTCAATCTTAGTCGGATCAAACGATTACCATGTGAAGAGACGTTTAGGGTCTTGGGGCGGACATGTTAAGGAGATACAATGGTTAGGTGAGAGTTTTGCTCTGAGGAACTTTTTCGGAGAGGTTGAACCGTTACATGATGAGATTTCTTTGGTGTTTTCTTTATCCCATCCCAACATTCTGCAATATCACTGTGGTTTTTATGATGAAGAGAGGAAAGAAGGGTATCTTGTTATGGAGCTGATGAATGATACTCTTACGACGTACATAAAAGATCATTCTGGTCAGAGGAAGAGACCGCCTTTTTCAACGTCTGCTGCAGTTGATATTATGCTTCAGATTGCAAAAGGGATGGAGTATCTGCATTCGAAAAAGATTTATCACGGAGAATTGAACCCCTCTCATGTACTTCTTAGAGCAAGGAATTCCTCAGCAGAGAGCTATTTTCACGCGAAACTCAAAGGTTTCGGATTAACTTCAATCAAAAGTACTTATAAGACTGCCAGCCACAATGCAGCTGATTCCGTTATATGGTTTGCCCCGGAAGTTCTTGCTGAACAAGAAAAACCAGGAAGCAAGTGTGCCTTCAAGTACACAGAACAAGCTGATGTTTATAGCTTCGGAATGATTTGTTTCCAAATTTTGACGGGGAAAGTTCCGTTTGATGAAGGACATTTGCAAGGGGAGAAAGTCGTGCGGAATATCAGAGCAGGGGAGAGGCCTCTCTTCCCATATCCTTCACCTAAATACCTTGTGAACTTAACAAGAAGGTGTTGGCATACCAATCCAAATCTTCGTCCACGTTTCTCGTCTCTATGCAGGATTTTACGTTACATCAAGAAGGTCCTTGTCATAAATCCGGAACATGGCCAGCCTGAAACTGCCCCTCCACTTGTAGACTACTGTGATATTGAGGCTAGCTACTCAAAGAAGTTTGCTGAAGAGGAGAGCACGAGTTTGATTCCCGTATCACAGATTCCTTTTCAAATGTTTGCTTATCGGCTCATTGAGAAAGAAAAGATTATTGGAAAGAACTGGGATCCATCACGTGATGGTTTTTCGGTCCACAGGAGAGCATCATTGCTGAGTGATGACGGGCAATTGTCTGCGATGGATGATCTCTTTCTTGCACCGAGTGATGGAAGGTCAGTTTGCTCTGAGATAATTGACAGGAAAGATTCAAGATTCTTTGATCAGAGGTCCGCTATCTCCGAGATACCACATAGAAGGCTTCTCTTATTCGATCAAACATCAGTTGGTTCTGAGAGTCCGGAGAGGAGATTCTCGTCTGTGGCAACAGCAGATGAAACACTTTTCTTTGCTGATAGTCCGGACAGGAAAGGAGCAGTATCATCACCATTAGTTAATAGGTCACCACGCATTGACTCATTAGAGAAAAAGATCGTTTCATCGATGGGCAAGAACCAAAGACTCAAACTTTTGGCCAACCAAGAGAAGGCAATGTCTCCAAAAGCAGGTGATGAAAAACCTTCATCAAGCGTAGCAGCTCCGCAAAAATTAGCATCTCCTCGGACTTCAGAGAAGATGAAATCAGCTGAACAAAATATAGTATCTCCTCCGACTTCAGAGGAAATGAAACCAGCTGCAAAAAATTTAGTATCTCCACGGACTACAGAGACGAAGAAATCAGCTGAGCCAAATTTAGTATCTCCACGGACTACAGAGATGAAGAAATCAGCTGAGCTAAATTTAGTATCTCCACGGACAACAGAAACGAAGAAATCAGCTGAGCAAAATGTAGTATCTCCTCCAATTTCAGAGAAGAAAATTTTATCTTATGATCAGAAACCGACTAGTTCTGAGactcaagaaaagaaaaatgaatcagATGATCAGAAACTAGTTAGTTCAGAGGCTCATGAGAAGAAACATTCATCTGATGATCAGAAATTACGACGTTCAAAGACTTTAGATCGGAAAAAGTCATTAGCTGCCAATGACAAACCACTTCATGGAGAGGAGATGCAAAGAACAAGTTCGAGAACCAGGAGACTAAACCAAAAGTTATTCAACATTGCAGACAAGAAAGTTCCTGAACCTAATCAAATTTCAATGTCATCCGAAAATCACGAGAAAATTGCATCCAAGCCCATCAACCAAAAGACAGCAGTCAAGAAAGATTCATCACGTAACAAAGTGCAGGACAGAAAGGCTAGCACAATACCAG AGAAACTGATCGACGACTCACCAATATCCTCACCAGCTAGAGGTAATAGAATACATTCATCGCCAATGTCTTCTCCAACACGATCCCCAAAGACATATTCAAGATCACCAGCAATCGGTTCAAACGGATATGGATATCAATCCCCAAGTTCATCACCATTAAATCCATGTTCACGATGTTCAAGAGTAAACCGAGAGTACCAAACTTCAGGTATGAGCCCACATACACAGAGGAAAGCTCATACCTGTCATTCGGAGATAGCTTAG